In Mastigocladopsis repens PCC 10914, a single window of DNA contains:
- a CDS encoding glycosyltransferase family 4 protein codes for MKIAVIGAKGLPPKQGGIEHYCAEVYPRMVKQGHCVDLFARSSYTDCSWHDRYDYEGVQVISLPGLTLRGVDAFITSALGAVAASATKYDIIHFHALGPSLFTCLPRLVNSAKIVVTCQGLDWQRAKWGSFSTRVIQLGEKAAVRFAHGLVVVSDALQSYFGQTYGRNTVYIPNAPASYGESDPSFGYGTQLGLQQGRYMLFLGRLVPEKRPDLLVDAFSAMSAPGWKLVLAGGVSDTKLFTSQLLEKVANNRNIVFAGELRGQRLWEIVRGAGLFVLPSDVEGLPLAMLEAMREGIPVIASDIPPHKQLISGGRGKLFEAGNLTCCIRSLEWAIHHPQELVGMAVNAQRHVQLNYSWDHITSETLKLYTTLLTSPETVDIYEQSQTGLAEVVGKK; via the coding sequence ATGAAAATTGCTGTAATTGGTGCAAAAGGTCTACCTCCCAAACAGGGTGGCATCGAGCATTACTGTGCAGAAGTGTATCCTCGCATGGTGAAACAAGGACATTGTGTTGATTTATTTGCCCGCTCCTCTTACACCGACTGTTCTTGGCACGACCGTTATGACTATGAGGGCGTCCAAGTTATTTCCCTACCCGGTTTGACTTTGAGAGGAGTGGATGCTTTTATTACCTCGGCACTAGGAGCAGTTGCAGCCAGTGCGACAAAATACGATATTATTCATTTCCACGCTCTTGGTCCGTCCTTATTTACCTGCTTACCAAGACTTGTCAACAGTGCAAAGATTGTCGTGACCTGTCAGGGGTTAGATTGGCAACGTGCCAAGTGGGGCAGTTTTTCAACTCGCGTCATTCAATTGGGGGAGAAAGCTGCAGTACGTTTCGCCCACGGACTTGTTGTTGTATCAGATGCGCTCCAAAGCTACTTTGGGCAAACTTATGGTAGGAACACGGTCTATATCCCCAATGCTCCAGCAAGCTATGGTGAGTCTGACCCCAGTTTTGGTTACGGGACTCAACTAGGTCTTCAGCAAGGGCGCTATATGTTGTTTCTGGGCAGACTGGTACCAGAAAAGCGTCCCGACTTGCTGGTTGACGCCTTTAGTGCAATGAGCGCACCTGGATGGAAACTCGTTTTGGCTGGCGGTGTGAGCGATACAAAATTATTCACCTCACAGCTATTAGAAAAGGTGGCAAATAATCGAAATATCGTATTTGCAGGCGAACTACGAGGACAACGTCTTTGGGAAATTGTCCGGGGAGCAGGGTTATTTGTCCTGCCTTCTGATGTAGAGGGACTACCTCTGGCAATGTTAGAGGCGATGCGGGAAGGTATACCAGTCATAGCAAGTGATATCCCACCTCACAAGCAATTAATTAGTGGAGGTCGGGGAAAGCTATTTGAAGCAGGAAACCTCACCTGTTGTATTCGCTCCCTAGAGTGGGCAATACATCACCCACAAGAACTAGTAGGTATGGCTGTGAATGCACAAAGGCACGTACAGTTGAACTATAGCTGGGATCACATCACTTCTGAAACCCTGAAACTGTATACAACACTTTTAACCTCGCCCGAGACAGTAGATATTTACGAACAAAGCCAGACTGGACTGGCTGAGGTTGTGGGCAAAAAATAG
- a CDS encoding M1 family metallopeptidase, protein MLQSYFDTENNRYKTFELPGAKPHYNPDRPGQVEHIFLGLSLDIPNKKYHGSCSITLTPIRNGIERLNLDAVNLDIQSVQMDGKEQTFDYDGEQLSIQLDSPTEVDKRIVITIAYSVDKPQRGIYFIQPDKHYPNKPSQVWTQGEDEDSRFWFPCFDYPGQLSTSEIRIRVPKHLIAISNGELIATEEQGSDKIYHWSQKQVHPTYLMTIAVGDFAEIRDEWNGIPVTYYVEKSREKDAKRSMGKTPRMIQFLSEKYGFSYPYPKYAQVCVDDFIFGGMENTSATLLTDRCLLDEKAALDNRNTESLVVHELAHQWFGDLVVIKHWSHAWIKEGMASYSEVMWTEHEYGTQEAAYYLLLQARSYQTEDSDRYRRPMVTHVYREAIELYDHHIYEKGSCVYHMIRAQLGEDLFWKAIQTFVQDNAHKTVETVDLLRAIEKATGRNLLFLFDQYVYRGGHPDFKVAYSWDGESKLAKVTVTQTQASAVSPNSSDLFDLKIPIGFGYKQGDEPVKLKTFAVRVHEPEQSFYFPVDEKPQFISFDVGNHFLKTVSLEYPLPELKAQLEFDPNPISRIFAVEALAKKGSLEAIKVLSAALKNDPFWGVRVEVAKQLAEIHLDQVFDELVVGLKDNSSYVRRAAVEALAKIKQNESYKALKKLLEVGDPSYYVETAATRALGAIAAATTDEKPKEEKVIKLLKSVLEEKAGWNEVVRSGAIAGLAELKTSEAALNLVMEYTKLGVPQLLRLAAIRALGKISIGQTSANVERVLDLLTEISKDTFFLTQLAVVTALGQMETPRAIGILQALADQTPDGRIRRYAEEEISKVQKNIGSEGAIRQLRSELDQIRQQNQELRSRLEYLEARSNPSST, encoded by the coding sequence ATGTTGCAGTCTTACTTTGATACAGAAAATAATCGGTATAAAACTTTTGAGTTACCAGGGGCAAAACCGCACTACAATCCTGATCGTCCTGGACAAGTAGAGCATATTTTTCTAGGCCTCAGTCTGGATATACCTAACAAAAAATACCACGGTAGTTGTAGCATAACACTCACACCAATCCGCAACGGTATTGAGCGTTTGAATTTGGATGCTGTCAACCTAGACATTCAATCGGTGCAGATGGATGGAAAAGAGCAAACGTTTGACTACGACGGAGAACAGTTATCTATCCAACTTGATTCACCAACAGAAGTTGACAAGCGTATTGTCATTACAATTGCTTACTCGGTAGACAAACCACAACGCGGTATTTATTTTATCCAACCAGATAAACACTACCCTAATAAACCCTCCCAAGTCTGGACTCAGGGAGAAGACGAAGATTCTCGCTTCTGGTTCCCTTGCTTTGACTACCCAGGACAACTTTCTACTTCTGAAATTCGCATCCGAGTCCCTAAACACCTGATTGCAATTTCCAACGGCGAACTCATTGCTACAGAAGAACAAGGTAGCGACAAAATCTACCACTGGTCACAGAAGCAAGTTCATCCTACCTACTTGATGACCATAGCAGTAGGCGATTTTGCCGAAATTCGCGACGAATGGAACGGTATACCCGTCACATACTACGTTGAAAAAAGTCGCGAGAAAGATGCCAAACGCAGTATGGGCAAAACTCCTCGGATGATACAGTTTTTGAGTGAAAAATACGGCTTTTCATACCCTTACCCCAAATATGCACAAGTCTGTGTTGACGACTTCATCTTTGGAGGGATGGAAAACACCTCTGCTACACTGTTAACTGATAGATGTTTGCTGGATGAGAAAGCCGCATTAGATAACCGCAACACGGAAAGCTTAGTCGTCCACGAACTGGCGCACCAGTGGTTTGGGGATTTGGTGGTGATTAAGCACTGGTCTCATGCTTGGATTAAGGAAGGGATGGCTTCTTACTCTGAAGTCATGTGGACAGAACATGAATATGGTACACAAGAAGCGGCATACTATCTTTTACTGCAAGCTCGTAGTTATCAGACTGAAGATAGCGATCGCTACCGTCGTCCAATGGTCACGCACGTTTACCGGGAAGCCATTGAACTTTATGACCACCACATTTACGAGAAAGGGTCTTGTGTTTATCACATGATTCGCGCTCAATTGGGAGAAGACTTATTCTGGAAGGCAATTCAGACATTTGTGCAGGATAATGCCCATAAAACTGTGGAAACAGTCGATTTACTGCGGGCGATTGAAAAAGCAACTGGGCGCAATCTCTTGTTCCTCTTTGACCAATATGTCTATCGTGGTGGTCATCCAGATTTTAAAGTGGCTTACTCTTGGGACGGGGAGAGCAAGCTGGCTAAGGTAACAGTGACTCAAACCCAAGCAAGTGCAGTGAGTCCTAATAGCAGTGATTTATTTGACTTGAAAATTCCCATCGGTTTTGGGTACAAGCAGGGGGACGAACCAGTAAAACTCAAAACTTTCGCGGTGAGGGTACATGAACCCGAACAAAGCTTCTACTTCCCTGTTGATGAAAAACCTCAATTTATCAGCTTTGATGTGGGAAATCATTTCCTAAAAACGGTGTCTTTGGAATACCCACTACCAGAGTTGAAAGCGCAGTTGGAATTTGATCCCAACCCCATCTCCCGTATCTTTGCAGTGGAAGCTTTGGCGAAAAAAGGGAGTTTGGAGGCGATAAAAGTGCTGTCTGCTGCACTCAAGAATGATCCCTTCTGGGGTGTACGTGTTGAGGTGGCTAAACAACTAGCAGAAATCCATCTAGATCAAGTCTTTGATGAGTTAGTTGTTGGGTTAAAAGATAACAGTTCTTACGTGCGGCGTGCTGCGGTGGAAGCACTTGCAAAAATCAAGCAAAATGAAAGCTATAAGGCTTTGAAAAAACTGCTGGAGGTGGGCGATCCCAGCTATTATGTAGAAACCGCAGCGACTCGCGCCTTAGGTGCAATTGCTGCTGCAACAACAGATGAGAAACCTAAAGAAGAAAAGGTCATCAAGCTCCTAAAATCGGTATTGGAAGAAAAAGCAGGTTGGAATGAGGTGGTGCGGAGTGGTGCGATCGCAGGTTTAGCCGAACTGAAAACTTCAGAAGCCGCTCTCAATCTCGTGATGGAATACACCAAACTCGGTGTACCGCAACTCTTGCGTTTAGCAGCGATTCGCGCTCTGGGGAAGATTTCTATTGGTCAAACGAGTGCCAATGTGGAACGGGTTTTAGACCTTTTGACAGAAATTTCCAAGGACACGTTCTTTTTAACCCAATTGGCGGTAGTAACAGCTCTCGGACAAATGGAAACTCCCCGAGCAATTGGGATTTTGCAAGCCTTGGCAGACCAAACACCAGATGGACGCATACGCCGCTATGCCGAGGAAGAGATTTCCAAAGTGCAAAAAAACATTGGCTCTGAAGGTGCTATTCGTCAGTTACGCTCTGAACTTGACCAGATTAGACAACAAAACCAAGAACTCAGAAGCCGCTTAGAATATTTGGAAGCAAGATCCAATCCAAGTAGTACATAG
- a CDS encoding glycosyltransferase, with amino-acid sequence MRKPVLTIFYQFNPWNATIGGIQTLINTFIKYAPSEFQVKLVGTGDDPKKPVGEWQQAEFAGREISFLPLFTLQNDNVRSLIPTTLKYTTALLGRCFASDFMHFHRIEPTIAAMNWQGEKTLFIHNDIRTQIQAAGNKKAILWRRFPAAYFAMESLLVRQFSQILSCNTDATQLYKQRYPSLQDRVAYIKNSFDNEIFYPLREEEREVKRKELASRLGLNEETRFVLFAGRLHPQKDPILLVRGFATFNEPNIHLIIAGDGELGAEVSAEIASLGISHKVTMLGAVPQGELAQIHRVCNAFVLSSVYEGLPLVVLEALASGTPVVTTQCGETPKLLTADSGVVCSERTPACIADALRKVLLHPGDYPSESCVRTAKPYAAHTVVQQVYSEMLNRWEQRTSLADRV; translated from the coding sequence ATGCGTAAACCTGTTCTCACGATTTTTTACCAGTTCAATCCTTGGAATGCCACAATTGGAGGTATACAAACACTCATCAACACCTTTATCAAATACGCGCCAAGCGAGTTTCAGGTAAAACTCGTAGGAACAGGAGACGATCCAAAAAAGCCTGTTGGTGAATGGCAACAAGCAGAATTTGCAGGTAGAGAAATTAGTTTTCTACCTTTGTTTACCTTGCAAAATGACAATGTCAGAAGCTTGATACCAACAACACTCAAATATACAACTGCCCTTTTAGGGCGTTGCTTTGCTTCTGACTTTATGCACTTTCACAGAATAGAGCCAACAATAGCAGCCATGAATTGGCAGGGAGAAAAAACTCTATTTATTCACAATGATATAAGGACGCAAATACAAGCTGCGGGTAATAAAAAAGCGATTCTTTGGCGAAGATTTCCCGCTGCATATTTTGCAATGGAAAGTTTGTTAGTCCGCCAGTTTAGCCAAATTCTTTCTTGTAATACTGATGCAACACAGTTATATAAGCAGCGTTATCCTAGCTTGCAAGACCGTGTAGCATACATTAAAAATTCGTTTGATAACGAAATCTTTTACCCATTACGTGAAGAGGAACGAGAAGTCAAAAGAAAGGAACTGGCATCTCGGCTAGGACTGAATGAGGAAACACGTTTCGTTTTATTTGCTGGTCGGCTACATCCTCAAAAAGACCCTATCTTGCTGGTACGTGGGTTTGCTACTTTCAACGAGCCTAATATTCACCTAATTATAGCGGGTGATGGCGAGTTAGGAGCAGAAGTTAGTGCAGAAATTGCTAGCTTGGGGATTTCTCATAAAGTCACAATGCTTGGAGCCGTTCCTCAAGGGGAGCTTGCACAGATACATCGTGTCTGCAATGCTTTTGTTCTAAGCAGTGTCTATGAAGGTCTACCTTTGGTCGTTCTTGAGGCGCTGGCGAGTGGGACTCCTGTAGTTACAACTCAATGTGGTGAAACCCCAAAGTTACTGACTGCGGACAGTGGGGTTGTTTGTTCTGAACGAACGCCCGCGTGCATAGCAGATGCTTTACGCAAAGTGCTGCTGCATCCAGGAGATTATCCGAGTGAGTCTTGCGTGCGGACTGCAAAACCTTATGCAGCTCACACTGTGGTTCAACAAGTTTACAGCGAAATGTTGAATCGCTGGGAACAACGAACCAGCCTGGCTGACCGGGTGTGA